One window of the Manihot esculenta cultivar AM560-2 chromosome 14, M.esculenta_v8, whole genome shotgun sequence genome contains the following:
- the LOC110599624 gene encoding LEAF RUST 10 DISEASE-RESISTANCE LOCUS RECEPTOR-LIKE PROTEIN KINASE-like 2.1, translated as MAAFSFILLFALFLPVFTFIKGCPPVFHCGRLGPIKFPFTIEGHEGCGPLVLNGCNMGMPMIRWFENETGYPIWYQVESFSPVGSLSTNLSVINMDLHRRLNSRSCESFNNLSLPGLPYVTFKMNSSLKTMYKCNYYVESGDPDNFRFHSCGGFKIYYAVKDNASIPSPLLDCSTLQLPLNITNVDHDIFRILTSTFSLLVSLQDPMQGHKGSVTIAWKTVALSVSGIVLLIIVCCFIRKFSSNCSIFYWKKNTQDHHNIEAFLKNHGVLAPKRYKYSEVKKMTGSFNDKLGQGGYGSVYKGKLPDGRLVAVKVLKESKRNGEEFINEVASISRTSHVNIVTLLGFCFEDSKRALIYEFMSKGSLEKYIYEENPLKADRQLGWETLHHIAIGIARGLEYLHRGCNTRILHFDIKPHNILLDETFCPKISDFGLAKICPRKESIISMMGARGTAGYIAPEVFCRNFGGVSHKSDVYSYGMLVLEMVGGRKNICVSVDNTSEIYFPHWIFKRLELGEELGLDGTANAEDNQLVRKMVVVSLWCIQTDPSNRPPMSRVVEMLQGTLDSLPIPPKPYLSSPPRREDPASRIDNKCPPAI; from the exons ATGGCTGCTTTCTCTTTTATTCTTCTCTTTGCTCTGTTTCTCCCTGTTTTTACTTTTATCAAGGGTTGTCCCCCAGTGTTTCACTGTGGAAGACTGGGTCCGATCAAATTCCCTTTCACTATAGAGGGACATGAGGGGTGCGGTCCCCTTGTGCTGAATGGTTGCAATATGGGAATGCCGATGATCCGGTGGTTTGAGAATGAGACGGGATATCCAATTTGGTATCAAGTCGAAAGCTTCTCCCCAGTAGGCTCTTTATCTACTAATCTTTCGGTTATTAACATGGATCTCCATCGTCGCCTGAATTCTCGGAGTTGCGAGTCCTTCAACAATCTGAGTCTTCCCGGTCTCCCATACGTTACTTTTAAAATGAATTCCAGTCTAAAAACCATGTACAAATGCAACTACTATGTAGAGTCTGGAGATCCTGATAATTTTAGGTTTCATAGTTGCGGTGGCTTCAAAATCTATTACGCTGTCAAGGATAATGCAAGTATTCCAAGTCCTCTGCTTGATTGTTCAACTCTGCAGCTTCCACTCAACATAACCAATGTTGATCACGACATTTTCCGAATTTTAACTTCTACCTTCTCTCTTCTTGTTAGCTTACAGGATCCAATGCAAGGACACAAAG GATCCGTAACCATAGCATGGAAAACAGTAG CTCTCTCGGTTTCCGGAATTGTGCTTCTAATTATAGTTTGTTGCTTTATTAGAAAGTTTTCATCCAATTGCTCCATTTTCTATTGGAAGAAGAACACACAAGACCATCACAATATTGAGGCTTTTCTTAAGAACCATGGAGTGCTGGCACCAAAAAGATACAAATATTCAGAAGTTAAGAAAATGACAGGGTCCTTCAATGATAAACTAGGCCAAGGAGGTTATGGAAGTGTTTACAAAGGGAAGTTACCTGATGGCCGCCTGGTGGCAGTGAAGGTATTGAAGGAATCCAAGAGAAATGGAGAAGAATTTATAAACGAGGTTGCAAGCATTAGTAGGACTTCCCACGTCAACATTGTCACTCTTTTAGGATTTTGCTTTGAGGATTCCAAACGAGCTCTAATCTATGAGTTCATGTCTAAAGGATCTCTTGAAAAGTACATATACGAAGAAAATCCCTTGAAAGCTGATCGTCAATTGGGTTGGGAGACATTACACCATATTGCAATTGGCATTGCTCGAGGATTAGAGTACTTGCACCGAGGTTGTAACACAAGGATTCTACATTTTGACATAAAGCCTCACAACATTCTTCTAGACGAAACTTTCTGTCCTAAAATTTCTGATTTTGGACTAGCTAAAATATGCCCAAGAAAAGAGAGTATCATATCGATGATGGGAGCTAGAGGGACAGCTGGGTATATTGCACCTGAAGTATTCTGTAGAAATTTTGGAGGGGTATCTCACAAGTCTGATGTTTATAGCTATGGGATGCTAGTGTTAGAAATGGTTGGAGGAAGAAAGAATATCTGTGTTTCAGTTGATAATACTAGCGAGATATATTTTCCTCATTGGATATTCAAGCGTCTGGAGCTAGGAGAAGAGCTTGGACTTGATGGAACTGCTAACGCAGAGGACAACCAACTAGTAAGAAAAATGGTGGTGGTAAGCTTATGGTGCATACAAACTGATCCCTCAAATAGGCCGCCGATGAGCAGAGTGGTAGAAATGCTGCAAGGGACACTGGACTCGCTGCCAATCCCACCAAAACCATATTTGTCCTCCCCTCCAAG
- the LOC110599619 gene encoding LEAF RUST 10 DISEASE-RESISTANCE LOCUS RECEPTOR-LIKE PROTEIN KINASE-like 1.2 isoform X1, which yields MNQHWPLIPFSPFIHLFTITFLLLASKAICVYVDPQFLSCNVTGTCGDGQTISFPFYIQDQQESFCGYPGFNLFCHNRRPVLRLRDDSYIIHQIDYTNQTLRVSNAAFLNRSNACVPHLLKNTSLPDDRFNILSNQTELILFSRCNSSLLGGSNSKLLKYKVNCSGETETETTGPILSIFDGDPLLGSASEVCEEELSVPVDVRRGENEGIERIVERGFVLKWTASNCSVCERSGGKCGFNSSNYHFRCFCPDRPHASDCDPDLPVAGNNKFSLKLGLGLGGGIGVLVMILFLFIFIGYRRRKSDPSNFLSTNSDPSSKSDLEGGGVYFGVPLFSYTELEEATSNFDSKNELGDGGFGTVYYGKLRDGREVAVKRLYENNYRRVAQFMNEIEILTRLRHKNLVTLYGCTSRRSRDLLLVYEYIPNGTVADHLHGDRSKSSPLTWPVRMSIAVETASALAYLHASDIIHRDVKTNNILLDDNFCVKVADFGLSRLFPNDVTHVSTAPQGTPGYVDPEYHQCYQLTDKSDVYSFGVVLIELISSMPAVDINRHRHEINLANLAVHKIQKCEFDELIDPSFGHKSDAEVKRMTIAVAELAFRCLQQDKEMRPTMDEVLEELKIIESAEYKENQEEMHVDDKPLMNMLPPPSPPDCEDDSLLKNIRLPPSPDTVTAKWASSFSTTPNTSG from the exons ATGAACCAGCACTGGCCGTTGATACCCTTCTCTCCATTCATTCATCTATTTACAATCACTTTCCTTCTCTTAGCCAGTAAGGCCATATGTGTATATGTAGATCCTCAGTTCTTAAGTTGCAACGTCACCGGAACTTGTGGCGATGGCCAAACTATATCCTTCCCATTCTACATTCAAGACCAGCAAGAATCTTTCTGTGGTTACCCTGGATTCAATCTCTTTTGTCATAATAGGCGTCCAGTTCTCAGATTACGAGATGATAGTTATATTATCCACCAAATCGACTACACAAACCAGACTCTTCGTGTTTCAAACGCTGCGTTTTTAAATAGAAGCAACGCTTGTGTTCCTCATCTATTGAAGAACACATCGCTACCCGATGACCGGTTCAATATACTTTCAAACCAGACAGAACTCATCTTGTTCTCTCGTTGCAATTCATCACTACTTGGTGGTAGTAACAGTAAACTTCTGAAGTACAAGGTTAATTGTTCTGGTGAAACAGAAACAGAAACTACTGGTCCAATTTTGTCGATATTTGATGGGGATCCTCTACTGGGTAGTGCATCGGAGGTGTGTGAAGAAGAATTGTCGGTGCCTGTGGATGTTCGAAGAGGAGAAAATGAAGGAATTGAGAGGATAGTAGAAAGAGGGTTCGTGTTGAAATGGACAGCAAGTAATTGCAGCGTATGCGAAAGGAGTGGAGGCAAATGTGGGTTTAATAGCAGCAACTACCATTTTAGGTGTTTCTGCCCAGACAGGCCTCATGCTTCGGACTGTGATCCTGACCTTCCAGTTGCAG GAAATAACAAATTCAGTTTGAAGTTAGGATTGGGATTAG GGGGAGGCATTGGAGTCCTTGTCATGATACTGTTTCTTTTCATTTTCATCGGTTACCGTAGAAGAAAATCTGATCCCTCTAACTTCCTGTCAACGAATTCTGACCCCTCTTCAAAATCAGACCTAGAAGGTGGCGGAGTCTACTTTGGTGTCCCACTCTTCTCCTACACTGAGCTTGAAGAAGCCACTAGTAATTTTGACAGCAAAAATGAGCTTGGAGATGGAGGTTTTGGAACAGTGTATTACG GTAAGCTCCGAGATGGACGAGAGGTTGCAGTCAAGCGCTTGTATGAGAATAATTACAGAAGGGTTGCACAGTTCATGAATGAAATTGAAATCCTTACACGGCTACGCCACAAAAATCTTGTCACCCTTTACGGCTGCACTTCTCGCCGGAGCCGCGACCTCCTCCTTGTATATGAGTACATTCCCAATGGTACGGTGGCTGATCATCTCCATGGTGATCGTTCAAAGTCCAGTCCACTGACATGGCCTGTCCGAATGAGCATTGCAGTAGAAACAGCTAGCGCTTTGGCTTACCTACATGCTTCAGACATCATACATCGTGATGTCAAAACGAATAACATTCTCCTCGACGACAACTTCTGCGTTAAAGTTGCTGATTTTGGTCTGTCAAGGTTGTTTCCCAACGATGTTACTCATGTCTCAACAGCCCCACAAGGAACACCAGGCTATGTTGATCCTGAGTATCATCAATGCTATCAGCTTACTGATAAGAGTGATGTCTATAGCTTTGGAGTTGTGTTGATTGAGCTGATATCATCAATGCCTGCTGTTGATATTAACAGGCATAGACATGAGATTAATCTAGCTAACTTGGCAGTACACAAGATTCAAAAATGTGAATTTGATGAGTTGATTGATCCATCTTTTGGGCATAAGTCTGATGCAGAAGTTAAAAGAATGACAATTGCGGTGGCTGAGTTAGCATTCCGATGTTTGCAACAGGACAAGGAAATGAGACCCACCATGGATGAGGTGTTGGAGGAATTAAAGATAATTGAAAGTGCAGAGTACAAGGAGAATCAGGAGGAGATGCATGTCGATGATAAGCCATTGATGAATATGCTGCCACCACCTTCACCGCCAGATTGCGAAGACGATTCGCTTTTGAAAAATATCCGATTGCCACCTTCACCGGATACAGTAACTGCTAAATGGGCTAGTAGTTTTTCTACAACACCTAATACCAGTGGTTAG
- the LOC110599619 gene encoding LEAF RUST 10 DISEASE-RESISTANCE LOCUS RECEPTOR-LIKE PROTEIN KINASE-like 1.1 isoform X2: MARVSLLVFIFLCHLGLQSAEKEMKPHRNCPSFRCGKLGEIKFPFTNSKFPTHCGLLMVEGCDNDVQKIQLEKGGRWYEIINISQANAIFIHDSMFSELLDSRDCKAFKNLSLPNLPFLSFQITQNRSLLECKHKLKDHPSPLEHSGCNNSSIYYAREREILPSLPPQCSLIQLPWHQNGNQDIFTQLTANFSLEVQVLHDCKRCLFREGDCQVNGGHKFYCANVKEGNNKFSLKLGLGLGGGIGVLVMILFLFIFIGYRRRKSDPSNFLSTNSDPSSKSDLEGGGVYFGVPLFSYTELEEATSNFDSKNELGDGGFGTVYYGKLRDGREVAVKRLYENNYRRVAQFMNEIEILTRLRHKNLVTLYGCTSRRSRDLLLVYEYIPNGTVADHLHGDRSKSSPLTWPVRMSIAVETASALAYLHASDIIHRDVKTNNILLDDNFCVKVADFGLSRLFPNDVTHVSTAPQGTPGYVDPEYHQCYQLTDKSDVYSFGVVLIELISSMPAVDINRHRHEINLANLAVHKIQKCEFDELIDPSFGHKSDAEVKRMTIAVAELAFRCLQQDKEMRPTMDEVLEELKIIESAEYKENQEEMHVDDKPLMNMLPPPSPPDCEDDSLLKNIRLPPSPDTVTAKWASSFSTTPNTSG, encoded by the exons ATGGCTCGTGTCTCTTTGTTAGTATTCATTTTTCTGTGTCACCTTGGACTTCAATCTGCTGAAAAAGAAATGAAGCCCCATCGAAATTGCCCATCTTTTCGTTGTGGGAAGCTTGGTGAGATCAAGTTCCCCTTCACTAATTCCAAATTTCCTACACACTGTGGTCTGTTAATGGTAGAAGGTTGTGATAATGACGTTCAGAAGATACAGTTGGAAAAAGGAGGAAGATggtatgaaattataaatatttctcAGGCCAATGCCATTTTTATTCATGACAGTATGTTCTCAGAGCTTCTGGATTCTCGTGATTGTAAGGCCTTCAAAAATCTGAGTCTACCCAACTtaccttttctctcttttcaaaTTACTCAAAATCGAAGCTTGTTGGAATGCAAGCATAAGCTTAAAGATCATCCTTCCCCGTTGGAGCATTCAGGCTGCAATAACTCGAGTATATATTATGCTCGTGAACGAGAAATTTTACCAAGTCTTCCACCTCAGTGTTCACTTATTCAGCTTCCGTGGCATCAAAATGGAAATCAGGACATTTTTACGCAGTTAACTGCCAACTTCTCGCTTGAAGTGCAAGTACTTCACGATTGTAAGAGGTGTCTTTTTAGAGAAGGAGATTGCCAGGTGAACGGAGGGCATAAGTTTTATTGTGCTAATGTAAAAGAAG GAAATAACAAATTCAGTTTGAAGTTAGGATTGGGATTAG GGGGAGGCATTGGAGTCCTTGTCATGATACTGTTTCTTTTCATTTTCATCGGTTACCGTAGAAGAAAATCTGATCCCTCTAACTTCCTGTCAACGAATTCTGACCCCTCTTCAAAATCAGACCTAGAAGGTGGCGGAGTCTACTTTGGTGTCCCACTCTTCTCCTACACTGAGCTTGAAGAAGCCACTAGTAATTTTGACAGCAAAAATGAGCTTGGAGATGGAGGTTTTGGAACAGTGTATTACG GTAAGCTCCGAGATGGACGAGAGGTTGCAGTCAAGCGCTTGTATGAGAATAATTACAGAAGGGTTGCACAGTTCATGAATGAAATTGAAATCCTTACACGGCTACGCCACAAAAATCTTGTCACCCTTTACGGCTGCACTTCTCGCCGGAGCCGCGACCTCCTCCTTGTATATGAGTACATTCCCAATGGTACGGTGGCTGATCATCTCCATGGTGATCGTTCAAAGTCCAGTCCACTGACATGGCCTGTCCGAATGAGCATTGCAGTAGAAACAGCTAGCGCTTTGGCTTACCTACATGCTTCAGACATCATACATCGTGATGTCAAAACGAATAACATTCTCCTCGACGACAACTTCTGCGTTAAAGTTGCTGATTTTGGTCTGTCAAGGTTGTTTCCCAACGATGTTACTCATGTCTCAACAGCCCCACAAGGAACACCAGGCTATGTTGATCCTGAGTATCATCAATGCTATCAGCTTACTGATAAGAGTGATGTCTATAGCTTTGGAGTTGTGTTGATTGAGCTGATATCATCAATGCCTGCTGTTGATATTAACAGGCATAGACATGAGATTAATCTAGCTAACTTGGCAGTACACAAGATTCAAAAATGTGAATTTGATGAGTTGATTGATCCATCTTTTGGGCATAAGTCTGATGCAGAAGTTAAAAGAATGACAATTGCGGTGGCTGAGTTAGCATTCCGATGTTTGCAACAGGACAAGGAAATGAGACCCACCATGGATGAGGTGTTGGAGGAATTAAAGATAATTGAAAGTGCAGAGTACAAGGAGAATCAGGAGGAGATGCATGTCGATGATAAGCCATTGATGAATATGCTGCCACCACCTTCACCGCCAGATTGCGAAGACGATTCGCTTTTGAAAAATATCCGATTGCCACCTTCACCGGATACAGTAACTGCTAAATGGGCTAGTAGTTTTTCTACAACACCTAATACCAGTGGTTAG